GCCGGTCCACAAACGAGCGCCCACAATATGCTGAGCCGATAGATCGACCAAATCCCAGCTATTGATAAAGCGGGTATTTCCAAGATAGGTTTGATAGATTCGTTCTTGATGTTCTTTATCACCGCGTCTGTAGGCCTGAACCATGATGAGCAGGGCCAGGAGTCTGGCTTCATGGATGGGGGATCGAAGTAATTGAACGGTCTTCGGAAGGGCCAGGACCTGGTATTCTTTGGCCAGCCTTCTAATCTCCGGCACCTTGAGACCCCCAAAAACATCCCCCTCGCCATATTCTCCGGGCCCGGTCTTAAAAAATCGTTGCAGTATCTGGGCCTGTTGGGGATTACCCAGTTCCTGTATTTTTTTAAGGATCTCCTGGATGCTTGTCGATCGGATCATTTTTCAATCCAATTTCAAGGGCCTGTAGTTATCTGCGGGAATCGGCGAAATTCCGGGTCTTAATTTAACCCAAAGGGGATTGATGTCAAGAAAATTAACCAAAATTTAAATAGGATGGGCAAGGTCCGGCGGTAGATGGATACTATTTATGTCGGCTCCGGGGTAATTTTACTTTGGGATGATTTTCTTTCGAAGAATAATATTTGCTTTCAGAACGATAGTAAAGG
This window of the Deltaproteobacteria bacterium genome carries:
- a CDS encoding DNA alkylation repair protein — translated: MIRSTSIQEILKKIQELGNPQQAQILQRFFKTGPGEYGEGDVFGGLKVPEIRRLAKEYQVLALPKTVQLLRSPIHEARLLALLIMVQAYRRGDKEHQERIYQTYLGNTRFINSWDLVDLSAQHIVGARLWTGSREPLQALAASSLIWDRRIAIMATFFFIKKGEFSETLRISGLLLQDPQDLIHKAVGWMLREVGKRDQKAEESFLKKHYEQMPRTMLRYAIERFPEELRQGYLKGKI